The genomic DNA AGTCTAACCATAGAGGCTACGCTCCATCGCGGAAGCAGCGATCGCCCAGATAAGAATATGTAAAATCGGCATTGACCTGATGCGGAATTTGCATTGACGAGAAAAAAATGTGTCCGGCGATATAGAACTCCGATCCCCATCTATGGGCAAACTAAGGGTTGAAATTTCAGTGTGACCGTGATGAATCAGAAAAACTCGCGTAAGCCTCAAACCGACTCGTTACATGCTTCGTTAACAAGCTTGCCTTCCTTAACAAATCGCGATTTTACGTTCGATTTCGATAGCTGGGCGAGTGCAGTAAGGCAGCAAATGCTCAACTCTCTGAAAAAGCGCGACGATTCGCTTCGTTAGGTGGCAGAGGATTGCCTTTCAACCGTTTCCGGTCATTCGTAGCAAAGTTTAATCGGTCGCTTCAATTTATCGCAACATAAATCAAACCAATATCAAAAAAAGCCCCCCAGTCAGGAGGGCTAATTTTTTATGTTTTTAGCTGCTTAGGGAATTAGATTGAAGGGCACCTCTTGTGGTTTGAGCGTCTCGCCCGCCAATCAAGGCTTTGCCACCTTTACAGGTTGTTCAATCCACAATCCTTAGCTTGCTGACAAAATTGGGGCAACATCTGGTCAATCAGCTCTTCGTGCCGCTAGATCCTGGTGCCGCTAAATCTTCGTGCCGCACTCTGGGCAGAAGTTGTTATCCGGCGGATTCTTCGTGCCGCAGTTTTCGCAAATGCTCGGTTCGGCTTGCTGCTCCGAAGGCGCGGGCTTGGGGAGACCTACCATCTGGGCATTGCTCTTGCCGGGAGCCACCATTGGATAGCAGTTCTCATCGCGCTTCACCCGAACATCCAGCAGTACTGGACCTGGATATGCCAGCATTGCCGCAATACCGTCCTGCAATTCAGAGCGATCGCGAATAATCATTCCCTTCACGCCAAAAGCTTCCGCCAGCTTCACAAAGTCCGGCATTCCCGGCTGCATATCCGACGAAGAGTAGCGCTCCCCGTAGAAAGCTTCCTGCCACTGGCGCACCATGCCCTGCCAGCCGTTATTGATGATCACCGTCTTCACGGCAATCCCGTACTGAGCCAGCGTTCCCAGTTCCTGGCAGTTCATCTGGAAGCTCGCATCACCGCTGATACAAATTACCTGCTCATTGGGCAGAGCAACCTTTGCCCCCATTGCCGCAGGCATGCCAAAGCCCATCGTCCCCAGACCCGCACTGGAAATCCAGCGACGCGGACCATTCTTGAGGAACTGAGCTGCCCACATTTGATGCTGTCCCACATCCGTCGTGTAGTAAGCATCGGGAGCCTGCCGCCCGACTTCCACAATTACCTCTTGGGGCGAGATGGCTTCCGGGTAGGAGGGCACCATCAGCGGGTAGTCTTGCCGCCAGCGATCGATCCGATGCAGCCATTCCTGAGTCTGGTTTGGATTTGCGGGGGTGCCGTCTTCGCTATCACGCTGGAGCAGATCGAGCAGCACGGTTCGCACATCGCCCACGATCGGCACATCGGGAAGGCGGTTTTTGCCCACCTCGGCGGGGTCGATGTCAATATGAATGACCTTTGCCCGCGCCGCGAACTCGTCCAGCTTGCCCGTTACCCGATCGTCAAACCGGGCACCTACTGCAATTAGCAGGTCGCACTCCGTGACGGCAAAGTTTGCGTAGGCAGTCCCGTGCATCCCCAGCATCCCCACCGACAGCGGATGATGCTCGTCAAAGGCACCAATTCCCATCAGCGTGGTGGTTACAGGCAGGTTATAGCGTTCTGCCAGTTCCTTAATTTCCGCATGGGCACTGGAAGCGATCGCGCCTCCCCCCACATAGAGCAGCGGACGACGGGCTTCCCGAATGAGTTTGAGTGCCTGATTCACCTGACGCGGGTTGCCCTTCACCGTGGGGCGGTATCCCGGCAGCTTCACATCCCCCGGATCAACCGGAACGTAAGCAAATTTTGCCAGACCCACATCCTTGGGGACATCCACCAGAACCGGACCCGGACGCCCCGTGCTGGCAACGTGGAACGCTTCGGCAATAATTCGCGCCATATCTTTGGCGTCGCGCACTACATAGGAATGCTTCACAATCGGCAGGGTAATGCCGTAAATATCGGTTTCCTGAAATGCATCGGTCCCGATCGCCGTCAGAGGAACCTGTCCGGTAATCACCACCAGCGGAATCGAGTCCATTTGGGCGGTGGCAATGCCTGTCACCAGGTTTGTTGCTCCCGGACCCGAAGTCGCAAAGCAAACGCCGACCTTTCCTGTGGCACGCGCATATCCGTCGGCAGCATGAGCAGCTCCCTGTTCGTGGCGAACCAGAACGTGCTGAACATGACCCGCGGCTTCTGCCCGGTATAGCTCGTCATAAATCGGTAGAATTGCCCCACCCGGATAGCCAAAAATGTGGGTGACACCGTGGCGTCTGAGACTATCCATGAGTGCAAAAGCTCCCGTTGCTTCGATCGGCTTCGTTTCAGCAGCGGGGTGGATGGCTTGAGCGGTCGTGGCGACTTGGGAGGGTACAGGGAGAACTTTACCCATAGGGATGAATTTCTGTATCTGCGGTTGCAATTATGAATACTTCAGTCTAGTTCTGAACAGGGTTTTCTGTCGAGACTCCAGCAGCAGAATAAATCTGTGTTAGATTGGCGCAATTGCAGAACCCATCTAGCCTGCAAGCCTGCGATCGCAATTTGGGCACGGCTAGCCTGTCAGGATTTGATAACGCACATCAAAACTTGGCTCTAGACTAAGAAATAGCACTCCCCTTGATTCATTCCATTCGATCGCTGAAATCGATACACTTTCAAAAGGGGTCTTGCCCAGAGGCTAAATCGCTAAGAGTGAAGTTAAAAGGAATGGGAGATCTGGATCGCTACTATAGAGTCCTTGGATTAGAGCCTGGCGCATCTCTGGAGGAGGTAAACCAGGCTTATCGCGATCTGGTCTTTATCTGGCATCCCGATCGCATCCCGCAGGATAATCCCCGGCTTCAGGAAAAGGCACAGGAGAAGATCAAAGAAATTAACCAGGCGCGGGATTTGCTGCGCTCTCATCGTCAGAATGATCGGGGACAAACCGATTACCCCGAAGGGGGAACTGCTTCGCATCGCTCATCGTCTAAATCTTCTGCATCTCCCAGACCCACTCCTCCTAAACCCTCTGCCTATTCAGCCCCTCCGCGCTATCACTACTACCAGCCGCCGCCCCGACCCCACACGAATTCTTCCTCGGCAGGCGGTTCCTCGCGATCGGACTCGCAAAACCATCGAACAAACGCTTCCCCCAGTCCTCACCCCAGTTCCCACCCCAATTCCCAGCCCCACCAGCAGAACAGCTCATCTTCCCACCAGTCTTCTCAGCAGTCCTCCTATCAGCAGTCCTATCGCAGCTATTATCAGCCGCCCCGTCCTCCGACGCCTCCTCCGTCCTCCAGTTACCAGGCTCCTCCCCGTCCCCAATCTCCTGATCTGAGTGGGGCAGACCTGCGAGGTGCAGATTTGAAGGAGAAGGATCTGGCAGGGCGAAATCTAAGTAAGGCAAACCTGAGCGGTGCCAACCTCAGCGATGCTTTCTTGCATCGGATCAACCTGTCGGAAGCCAACCTGAGTGGTGCCAATCTGTTTCGGGCAAATCTGCTGGAGGCAAATCTCAGCAATGCCAACCTGGAAGGAGCCAACCTGATTGGGGCAGACTTGAGCGGGGCAGACCTGAGCGGGGCGAATTTACGCGGAGCCAGAATTGCAGTGTCCGATCGCCTGATGGTTAAGTTCACCGGAACTCGGTTTAAGGGAGCAACTATGCCGGATGGCACCGTTCATGAATGACGCAGCACC from Leptolyngbya ohadii IS1 includes the following:
- the ilvB gene encoding biosynthetic-type acetolactate synthase large subunit; this encodes MGKVLPVPSQVATTAQAIHPAAETKPIEATGAFALMDSLRRHGVTHIFGYPGGAILPIYDELYRAEAAGHVQHVLVRHEQGAAHAADGYARATGKVGVCFATSGPGATNLVTGIATAQMDSIPLVVITGQVPLTAIGTDAFQETDIYGITLPIVKHSYVVRDAKDMARIIAEAFHVASTGRPGPVLVDVPKDVGLAKFAYVPVDPGDVKLPGYRPTVKGNPRQVNQALKLIREARRPLLYVGGGAIASSAHAEIKELAERYNLPVTTTLMGIGAFDEHHPLSVGMLGMHGTAYANFAVTECDLLIAVGARFDDRVTGKLDEFAARAKVIHIDIDPAEVGKNRLPDVPIVGDVRTVLLDLLQRDSEDGTPANPNQTQEWLHRIDRWRQDYPLMVPSYPEAISPQEVIVEVGRQAPDAYYTTDVGQHQMWAAQFLKNGPRRWISSAGLGTMGFGMPAAMGAKVALPNEQVICISGDASFQMNCQELGTLAQYGIAVKTVIINNGWQGMVRQWQEAFYGERYSSSDMQPGMPDFVKLAEAFGVKGMIIRDRSELQDGIAAMLAYPGPVLLDVRVKRDENCYPMVAPGKSNAQMVGLPKPAPSEQQAEPSICENCGTKNPPDNNFCPECGTKI
- a CDS encoding pentapeptide repeat-containing protein; the protein is MGDLDRYYRVLGLEPGASLEEVNQAYRDLVFIWHPDRIPQDNPRLQEKAQEKIKEINQARDLLRSHRQNDRGQTDYPEGGTASHRSSSKSSASPRPTPPKPSAYSAPPRYHYYQPPPRPHTNSSSAGGSSRSDSQNHRTNASPSPHPSSHPNSQPHQQNSSSSHQSSQQSSYQQSYRSYYQPPRPPTPPPSSSYQAPPRPQSPDLSGADLRGADLKEKDLAGRNLSKANLSGANLSDAFLHRINLSEANLSGANLFRANLLEANLSNANLEGANLIGADLSGADLSGANLRGARIAVSDRLMVKFTGTRFKGATMPDGTVHE